From Nicotiana tabacum cultivar K326 chromosome 22, ASM71507v2, whole genome shotgun sequence, one genomic window encodes:
- the LOC107797736 gene encoding uncharacterized protein LOC107797736 has protein sequence MGSLIGHVIPGFGFFLIGIWHLLNHIKLHALHPKSYTSLLWFPTQKSRYAELFFIMGGTLASISMELFIGPSKHQPLDSDGTIPSYHLHNFEHANISLTFFVYAVFSIIFDKINIPSTTAKYGLTQFLATVAFGQELLLFHLHSTDHTGLEGQYHWLLQIVIFACLATTLLSIPFPNSFLNSFVRSYSIMFQGIWMMVIGIMLWTPGFIPKGCFLNYEDGHKVARCHNNEALERAKSLVNIQFSWYLVGITVFTISLYLLLVKNFRENVEYLSLINKFEDEDFEDVEVQKRKLGSQGEPKMFLEMGKQENN, from the exons ATGGGCTCATTGATAGGGCACGTAATACCAGGTTTTGGTTTCTTTCTTATTGGTATTTGGCATTTGCTCAACCACATAAAATTACATGCTCTGCACCCAAAATCCTACACTTCTTTGCTATGGTTCCCAACACAAAAAAGCAG GTATGCCGAACTCTTCTTCATTATGGGTGGCACCCTAGCTTCCATATCAATGGAACTCTTCATTGGTCCATCAAAACACCAACCTCTAGATTCTGATGGAACCATTCCTTCTTATCATCTCCATAATTTTGAACATGCAAATATATCCCTTACTTTCTTTGTCTATGCAGTTTTTTCAATAATCTTTGACAAAATTAATATCCCTTCAACCACAGCCAAATATGGACTCACACAATTTCTTGCAACTGTTGCTTTTGGCCAAGAACTTCTTCTCTTCCATCTTCATTCTACTGACCATACAGGTCTTGAAGGACAATACCATTGGCTTCTCCAAATTGTCATTTTTGCATGTTTAGCCACTACCCTTTTGAGTATTCCTTTCCCCAACAGTTTCTTGAACAGTTTTGTGAGATCTTATAGTATTATGTTTCAAGGAATTTGGATGATGGTCATAGGTATCATGCTTTGGACTCCAGGTTTTATCCCAAAAGGTTGTTTTTTGAACTATGAAGATGGTCATAAAGTGGCTAGATGCCATAATAATGAAGCCCTAGAAAGAGCAAAGTCATTAGTAAATATCCAATTTAGTTGGTATTTAGTTGGGATCACAGTTTTTACCATCTCTCTTTATTTGCTTCTGGTCAAGAATTTTCGAGAAAATGTTGAGTACTTGTCATTAATAAACAAATTTGAGGACGAGGATTTTGAAGATGTTGAAGTTCAGAAGAGAAAACTTGGAAGTCAAGGTGAGCCAAAGATGTTTCTTGAAATGGGAAAACAAGAAAATAATTAG